One genomic region from Bacillus aquiflavi encodes:
- the nusB gene encoding transcription antitermination factor NusB, with protein MRRRTAREKALQALFQIDMSEAEPNAAIKHVLDDKENSDYLTTLVTGVIDNKEEVDKLIIDHLEKWTLERLSNVDRNILRVAVYELKYCDDIPANVALDEAIEIAKKYGDEKSSRFVNGVLSKIKETLESSL; from the coding sequence ATGAGAAGAAGAACAGCAAGAGAAAAAGCATTACAGGCCTTGTTTCAAATTGATATGAGTGAAGCTGAACCGAACGCTGCAATTAAGCATGTATTAGATGATAAAGAAAATAGTGATTATTTAACGACACTCGTTACAGGAGTGATTGACAACAAGGAGGAAGTTGACAAACTAATCATCGATCATTTAGAAAAATGGACGCTTGAGAGGTTAAGTAACGTTGACCGTAACATTTTAAGGGTAGCTGTATATGAATTAAAATATTGTGATGATATTCCAGCAAATGTAGCCCTTGATGAAGCAATTGAGATAGCTAAGAAATATGGAGATGAAAAATCAAGCCGTTTTGTAAATGGGGTACTTTCAAAAATAAAAGAAACACTAGAATCTTCTTTATAA
- a CDS encoding Asp23/Gls24 family envelope stress response protein, producing MSELNVLEMEGNSGLGKIEIAPEVIEVIGGIAASEVDGVAQMRGNFATGVVERLGKKNHGKGVKVELSEEGIKINVYCSMKFGISIPAVAQQIQDNIRQALLNMTALEASEINVHVVGIQFENQKSEADEEQGI from the coding sequence ATGAGTGAATTAAATGTTTTGGAAATGGAAGGAAACTCAGGCCTCGGTAAAATAGAAATTGCTCCAGAGGTTATTGAAGTAATTGGCGGTATCGCTGCTTCCGAAGTAGACGGTGTTGCACAAATGCGCGGTAACTTTGCAACCGGTGTTGTTGAACGTTTAGGAAAGAAAAATCATGGTAAAGGTGTAAAAGTAGAGCTTTCCGAAGAAGGCATTAAAATTAATGTTTATTGTTCAATGAAGTTTGGAATATCCATTCCGGCTGTCGCGCAACAAATTCAAGATAACATCCGTCAAGCACTCCTTAATATGACAGCGCTTGAAGCAAGCGAAATAAATGTTCATGTCGTTGGGATTCAATTTGAGAATCAAAAATCAGAAGCGGATGAAGAGCAAGGAATATAA
- the accC gene encoding acetyl-CoA carboxylase biotin carboxylase subunit, whose product MIKKLLIANRGEIAVRVIRACKELGIESVAVYSEADKESLHVQLADESYCIGPTASKDSYLNFTNIISVAKLTGCDAIHPGYGFLAENADFAELCRECNITFVGPSPESITKMGTKDIARETMREAGVPIVPGSQGIINSIDEGKELAEKIGYPVIIKATAGGGGKGIRVARTEEELEKGISITQQEAATAFGNPGVYLEKYIEDFRHVEIQVLADTYGNVIHLGERDCSIQRRLQKLLEETPSPALDGETREEMGLAAVKAAKAVDYIGAGTIEFIYDYRNRKFYFMEMNTRIQVEHPVTEMVTGVDLIKEQIKVASGERLSIKQEDVTFNGWSIECRINAENPSKNFMPSPGTIKMYLPPGGLGVRIDSAAYPGYMIPPFYDSMIAKVITYGDTREEAIARMRRALGEFVIEGIHTTIPFHIKLLEHEKFRDGEFNTKFLEMYDVMKEGGAKDE is encoded by the coding sequence ATGATAAAAAAACTGTTAATTGCAAACAGGGGGGAAATTGCTGTTCGGGTCATCCGCGCATGTAAAGAGCTAGGTATTGAGTCTGTCGCAGTATATTCTGAAGCAGATAAGGAATCTTTACACGTACAACTTGCTGACGAATCGTATTGTATCGGCCCAACAGCATCAAAGGATAGCTACTTAAATTTTACAAATATCATTAGTGTTGCAAAGCTAACAGGTTGTGATGCAATTCATCCAGGCTATGGATTTTTAGCAGAAAATGCTGATTTTGCTGAACTTTGCCGCGAATGCAACATTACGTTTGTAGGTCCAAGCCCTGAATCGATAACGAAAATGGGAACAAAAGATATCGCTAGAGAAACGATGAGAGAAGCAGGCGTTCCGATCGTCCCTGGTTCTCAAGGGATTATTAATAGTATTGATGAAGGAAAAGAATTAGCGGAAAAGATAGGATATCCTGTCATTATTAAAGCGACCGCAGGCGGTGGGGGAAAAGGGATTCGCGTTGCCCGAACAGAAGAGGAGTTAGAAAAAGGGATTTCAATTACTCAGCAAGAAGCGGCAACAGCTTTTGGGAATCCTGGAGTTTATCTTGAAAAATATATAGAAGATTTCCGTCATGTTGAAATCCAAGTTCTTGCAGATACATATGGAAATGTTATCCATCTTGGAGAAAGAGACTGTTCTATTCAAAGAAGATTACAGAAATTACTAGAGGAAACACCATCACCTGCCTTAGATGGAGAAACTCGCGAAGAGATGGGACTTGCTGCTGTAAAAGCTGCAAAAGCTGTTGATTATATCGGTGCAGGAACGATAGAATTTATTTATGATTATCGGAATCGTAAATTTTACTTTATGGAAATGAATACGAGAATTCAAGTTGAGCATCCTGTTACGGAAATGGTAACCGGAGTAGACTTAATAAAAGAACAAATTAAAGTTGCTTCTGGAGAACGATTAAGCATTAAGCAAGAGGACGTAACATTTAATGGGTGGTCAATTGAATGCCGGATTAATGCTGAAAACCCAAGCAAAAACTTCATGCCTTCACCAGGAACAATTAAAATGTACTTGCCTCCTGGCGGGCTTGGTGTGCGGATTGATTCGGCTGCGTATCCAGGATATATGATCCCTCCATTTTATGACTCAATGATTGCAAAAGTTATCACTTATGGAGATACTAGAGAAGAAGCTATTGCACGCATGAGAAGGGCTCTTGGTGAATTTGTAATCGAAGGGATTCATACAACGATTCCGTTCCATATCAAATTGTTAGAGCATGAGAAATTTAGAGATGGAGAATTCAATACTAAATTTTTAGAAATGTATGATGTAATGAAAGAGGGAGGTGCAAAGGATGAGTGA
- the accB gene encoding acetyl-CoA carboxylase biotin carboxyl carrier protein, with protein MLKVQEIRELIKLVDQSSISEFVYEIDDAKNKLKKNTTVTTVEAKPAVQQVVVEEVAKPKAVEVQAVKQETKVEAVKEEVKKDETIDTSDLHKVTSPMVGTFYQAPSPDSDPYVQVGSKVSNETIVCIVEAMKLFNEIEAEVNGEIVEILVKDGQLVEYGQPLFLVKPE; from the coding sequence ATGTTAAAAGTTCAAGAAATACGTGAACTTATAAAATTAGTTGATCAATCAAGTATTAGTGAGTTTGTTTATGAAATTGATGATGCAAAAAACAAATTAAAGAAAAATACTACTGTTACGACTGTTGAAGCTAAGCCAGCAGTTCAACAAGTAGTTGTGGAAGAAGTAGCAAAACCAAAAGCAGTCGAAGTTCAAGCGGTCAAACAAGAAACAAAAGTTGAAGCAGTAAAGGAAGAAGTCAAGAAGGACGAGACTATTGATACGTCCGACCTTCATAAAGTAACATCACCAATGGTTGGGACATTTTATCAAGCACCATCACCTGATTCAGATCCGTATGTTCAAGTCGGTTCAAAAGTTTCAAATGAAACAATTGTTTGTATCGTTGAAGCGATGAAATTATTTAATGAAATTGAAGCGGAAGTAAACGGAGAAATTGTCGAAATATTAGTTAAAGATGGACAACTTGTTGAATACGGGCAGCCATTATTTTTAGTAAAGCCTGAATAA
- a CDS encoding SpoIIIAH-like family protein: MLLKKQTVWLLTMLSLVVVLSVYYITSPEPTGDQLATVEDEKDQKAGKKNEVVQEKEGQDQDAEIISSLADDEVFTALRLQLQDKRSKQKEELTIAVGSPDLTADERNEALEEIKKIKKIADKEVYLETMIKTLGYDDALVRADGEEVIVTVKAKELSPSEANEIIQLVSKELGETQPVAVEFHPEK, translated from the coding sequence ATGTTATTAAAAAAGCAAACTGTTTGGTTATTAACTATGTTAAGTTTAGTTGTTGTATTATCAGTTTATTATATTACTTCTCCAGAGCCAACAGGAGATCAATTAGCAACAGTTGAAGATGAAAAAGATCAAAAAGCAGGCAAAAAAAATGAAGTCGTTCAAGAAAAAGAAGGTCAAGATCAAGATGCTGAAATTATTTCCAGTCTAGCAGATGACGAAGTGTTTACAGCATTGCGCCTACAATTGCAAGATAAGCGGAGTAAACAAAAGGAAGAATTAACAATTGCGGTAGGTTCACCAGATTTAACTGCTGACGAACGAAATGAAGCACTAGAAGAGATCAAGAAAATAAAAAAAATTGCAGATAAAGAGGTTTACTTAGAAACGATGATTAAGACGCTTGGATATGATGATGCACTTGTTCGTGCCGATGGAGAAGAAGTCATTGTAACAGTAAAAGCGAAGGAGCTTTCTCCATCAGAAGCAAATGAAATTATCCAGCTTGTTTCAAAAGAACTTGGAGAGACCCAACCTGTAGCTGTTGAATTTCATCCAGAAAAATAA
- the spoIIIAG gene encoding stage III sporulation protein AG, whose protein sequence is MDKDKGPLTWLKNQLTNSKQGKRNKYHYLLLVILFGAAIMLIGNLIPSGNQKSTDDIPVIKGEKDIKEELPAFGQKNSKDNEIITAYEKAYENQLKEALEKMIGVEDVTVVVNIDATEKKVLEKNTVTQSQTTDETDQEGGKRKVEDQSKDEQVVIIRNGEKEVPIVLETKKPEIRGVLVVAKGADHIQVKKWIIEAVTRVLDVPSHRVAVMPKKTKEE, encoded by the coding sequence ATGGACAAAGATAAGGGACCATTAACATGGTTAAAAAACCAACTGACAAATTCTAAACAAGGAAAACGCAACAAATATCATTACTTACTTCTCGTCATTTTATTTGGAGCAGCAATTATGTTAATTGGTAATTTAATTCCAAGCGGAAACCAAAAATCGACTGACGATATACCAGTCATAAAAGGTGAAAAAGACATAAAGGAAGAGCTTCCGGCCTTTGGACAAAAAAACAGTAAAGATAATGAAATCATTACTGCTTATGAAAAGGCCTATGAAAATCAATTAAAAGAAGCACTCGAAAAAATGATAGGCGTTGAGGATGTGACTGTTGTTGTAAATATCGATGCAACTGAGAAGAAAGTACTTGAAAAAAACACAGTGACACAATCGCAAACAACTGATGAAACTGATCAAGAAGGAGGGAAACGGAAAGTAGAAGATCAGTCAAAGGACGAACAAGTCGTTATTATCCGTAACGGGGAGAAGGAAGTACCAATCGTGCTTGAAACGAAAAAACCTGAAATTAGAGGTGTTCTTGTTGTAGCCAAAGGTGCCGATCATATTCAAGTGAAAAAATGGATTATCGAAGCTGTTACAAGGGTTCTTGATGTGCCGAGCCATCGAGTAGCTGTAATGCCGAAAAAAACGAAGGAGGAATAA
- a CDS encoding stage III sporulation protein AF, with protein sequence MDVEEELIKQYGLEIVKIDFLTDQSKREAFPENIDKLIVLLQEPQEGNRAIEAVKKIDINTKAPLQSQQETNTETSVAKLLAKRWDIDEKIVQVVLEGGIAKEDGQR encoded by the coding sequence ATGGACGTTGAAGAGGAGTTGATAAAACAGTACGGGTTAGAGATTGTCAAGATTGATTTTTTAACAGATCAAAGCAAACGTGAGGCCTTCCCGGAAAACATTGATAAATTAATAGTCTTGCTTCAGGAGCCCCAAGAAGGAAACAGAGCAATTGAAGCCGTGAAAAAAATTGATATTAATACAAAAGCGCCGCTTCAGTCACAACAGGAAACAAATACAGAAACAAGTGTTGCAAAACTCCTTGCAAAAAGATGGGATATAGATGAAAAAATAGTCCAAGTCGTGTTAGAAGGAGGGATAGCTAAGGAGGATGGACAAAGATAA
- the spoIIIAF gene encoding stage III sporulation protein AF, producing the protein MDVIKEWVTNIILFILIATIIDMLLPNSALRKYTKMVTGLLLIAVILTPVFNIFSNDFEKTLASISKIDLNKGNGMENLIEMKKKEIQASQHAYICRTKMGCPIKNGR; encoded by the coding sequence ATGGACGTTATTAAGGAATGGGTGACAAATATCATTTTATTTATATTAATAGCAACGATTATTGACATGCTTCTACCAAATTCTGCTTTAAGAAAATATACAAAAATGGTAACAGGTCTACTTTTGATCGCTGTTATTCTTACACCTGTTTTTAATATATTTTCAAATGATTTTGAAAAAACATTAGCATCTATTTCCAAAATTGACCTTAACAAAGGAAATGGGATGGAAAATTTAATAGAAATGAAGAAAAAAGAAATACAAGCCTCTCAACATGCATATATATGTAGAACAAAAATGGGCTGTCCAATTAAAAATGGACGTTGA
- the spoIIIAE gene encoding stage III sporulation protein AE, translated as MKQRCQLIFVTTFLLCLASAQFVQASPETEEDAVNADIVDSQLESLEMDELKLFWENIINEYGGFLPESQKRSLYDFIKTEKKKSFSLKEWFTGGLKFAFHEFIVNGKLLGTLIMLTIFSMFLQSLQNSFEKSTISKAAYAVVFMVLIIIALNSFKVAIQYASEAIDSMVQFILALIPLLLALIASSGGIVTSSFFHPVILFLMNTSGLFIQYIVLPLLFLAVMLSIVSTMTEEYKVTKLAQFLRNWSIGLLGLFFTIFIGVVSVQGASAAITDGVAIRTAKFITGNFIPVIGKMFTDATDTVVNASVLLKNTIGIVGMIILLLMTAFPAIKILMIAFIYKFSAAILQPLGGGAIISCLDIISKSVLYVFAALAIVSLMFFLSLTVIISAGNLTMMVR; from the coding sequence ATGAAGCAACGGTGCCAGCTCATTTTCGTTACTACGTTTCTATTGTGTTTAGCTAGTGCTCAATTTGTCCAAGCATCCCCAGAAACCGAGGAAGATGCTGTAAATGCAGACATAGTAGATTCGCAGCTTGAAAGCTTAGAAATGGACGAGCTTAAATTGTTTTGGGAAAATATCATAAACGAATATGGTGGTTTTTTGCCAGAAAGCCAAAAAAGGAGTCTTTACGATTTTATAAAAACAGAAAAAAAAAAAAGCTTTTCTTTGAAGGAATGGTTTACGGGTGGATTAAAGTTTGCGTTTCATGAGTTTATAGTAAATGGAAAATTACTAGGAACATTAATTATGCTTACTATTTTTAGTATGTTTTTACAATCCTTACAAAACTCCTTTGAAAAAAGCACAATCAGTAAAGCCGCCTATGCAGTCGTATTTATGGTTTTAATTATCATTGCATTAAATAGCTTTAAGGTTGCCATTCAGTATGCAAGTGAAGCAATCGATTCAATGGTACAGTTTATTCTTGCGTTAATTCCGTTGTTATTAGCGTTAATTGCTTCGTCAGGGGGAATTGTGACGTCCTCCTTTTTCCATCCGGTTATTTTATTTTTAATGAATACAAGCGGCTTATTTATTCAGTATATTGTATTGCCGTTATTATTTTTGGCAGTTATGTTAAGTATTGTAAGTACTATGACTGAAGAATATAAAGTTACTAAACTAGCACAATTTTTAAGGAATTGGAGCATTGGATTATTAGGATTATTTTTTACAATCTTTATTGGTGTTGTTTCTGTACAAGGTGCTTCAGCAGCAATAACAGACGGTGTGGCGATTAGAACTGCGAAATTTATCACTGGGAACTTTATCCCGGTTATCGGAAAAATGTTTACTGATGCAACTGATACAGTCGTTAACGCCTCTGTCCTTTTAAAAAATACAATTGGAATTGTCGGCATGATCATACTCCTTCTTATGACTGCCTTCCCTGCGATAAAAATATTAATGATTGCATTTATTTATAAATTTTCCGCAGCGATTTTACAGCCGTTAGGAGGAGGAGCCATTATTTCTTGTTTAGATATTATTAGTAAAAGTGTGCTCTACGTTTTTGCTGCTTTGGCTATTGTCTCCCTTATGTTCTTCTTAAGCTTGACTGTTATTATTTCAGCAGGAAATTTAACAATGATGGTGAGATAG
- the spoIIIAD gene encoding stage III sporulation protein AD encodes MEIIQIVGIALVSTFLALIVKEQKPNFAFLLVVFVGCTIFLFVVDKIYEIIHMIERIAVNAKINIVYVETILKIIGIAYIAEFAAQITKDAGQGAIASKIELGGKILILAMAIPILTVMIETIIQLIPN; translated from the coding sequence ATTGAAATTATTCAAATTGTTGGCATCGCATTAGTGTCAACATTTCTTGCGTTAATCGTCAAAGAACAAAAGCCTAATTTTGCCTTCCTTTTAGTTGTATTTGTCGGTTGTACAATCTTCCTTTTTGTCGTTGATAAAATTTATGAAATTATTCATATGATTGAAAGAATTGCTGTCAATGCAAAAATAAATATCGTCTATGTCGAAACGATTTTAAAAATTATTGGCATTGCTTATATTGCTGAATTTGCAGCTCAAATAACGAAGGATGCCGGTCAAGGTGCTATTGCATCAAAAATCGAACTAGGTGGAAAAATATTAATTTTAGCAATGGCGATCCCGATTTTAACAGTTATGATCGAGACAATTATCCAATTAATCCCGAATTAG
- the spoIIIAC gene encoding stage III sporulation protein AC, translating to MGLEVDVIFKIAGVGIVVAFLHTILDQVGKKEYAQWVTLFGFIYILFMVASIVGDLFQKIKSVFLFQG from the coding sequence ATGGGTTTAGAGGTTGATGTCATCTTTAAAATTGCGGGTGTCGGCATTGTTGTTGCATTTTTACACACAATTTTAGATCAAGTTGGGAAGAAAGAATATGCCCAATGGGTTACCCTGTTTGGCTTTATATATATATTATTTATGGTTGCCTCCATTGTTGGTGACTTATTTCAAAAGATTAAATCCGTATTCCTGTTTCAAGGTTAG
- the spoIIIAB gene encoding stage III sporulation protein SpoIIIAB produces MIKLMGAVVILIATTWTGFEASRHLNERPRQLRQLKSALQTLEAEIMFGHTPLHEAARRLASQTPKPLSWFFEVFANKLTKCETTVKAAWDESLQETWKLTAFKRGELEIMKQFGETLGRHDRISQQKQIMLTLSHLEREEMDARDKQIKYEKMVKSLGFLSGLLIIILLM; encoded by the coding sequence ATGATTAAATTAATGGGGGCGGTTGTTATTTTAATTGCGACAACATGGACGGGCTTTGAAGCTTCTCGTCATCTTAATGAACGGCCGCGACAACTTAGACAGCTGAAGTCAGCTTTACAAACATTAGAAGCTGAAATTATGTTCGGTCATACCCCTCTTCACGAAGCTGCCAGACGATTAGCTTCCCAAACACCGAAGCCGTTATCATGGTTTTTTGAAGTATTTGCAAATAAATTGACTAAATGTGAAACAACTGTAAAAGCAGCCTGGGACGAAAGCTTGCAGGAAACTTGGAAACTGACTGCTTTTAAAAGAGGCGAGTTAGAAATTATGAAGCAATTTGGCGAAACACTCGGCAGACATGACCGCATTTCTCAGCAAAAGCAAATTATGTTGACATTGTCTCATTTAGAAAGAGAAGAGATGGATGCACGAGATAAACAAATAAAATATGAAAAAATGGTCAAAAGTCTAGGGTTTTTGTCCGGTCTCTTAATCATCATCTTACTTATGTAG
- the spoIIIAA gene encoding stage III sporulation protein AA, producing the protein MESIRTILPKKIAEQLGKTSPYLTEGIEEIRIRINRPLEITKKGTPFFLSYIVQQEDALHLLNKISQFSIYTLEEELKRGYITIAGGHRIGLAGKVILENGNVKAIRDISSFNIRVAKEQIGIADQLIPFLYDNGWYHTMIIGPPQTGKTTLLRDIARIVSTGSSKYQFSPFKVGIVDERSEIAGCVSGIPQLTFGPRIDVLDACPKVEGMMMLIRSMSPDVLIVDEIGRKADSEAIMEAVNAGIKLIMTTHGASFEEIKKRPSLKPILDQGIFERFIELSRQHGPGTVTSIKDINGIEISQKVRVT; encoded by the coding sequence ATGGAATCCATTCGAACTATTTTACCGAAAAAAATTGCTGAACAGCTTGGAAAAACTTCTCCCTATTTAACAGAAGGAATCGAAGAAATCCGTATTCGCATTAACCGACCACTAGAGATAACAAAAAAAGGAACCCCGTTTTTTCTTTCGTACATTGTGCAGCAAGAAGATGCTCTTCACCTCTTAAATAAAATTAGTCAATTCTCAATTTATACGTTAGAGGAAGAGTTAAAACGTGGCTATATTACAATTGCGGGCGGTCATCGAATCGGTTTAGCTGGAAAAGTTATTTTGGAAAATGGAAATGTTAAAGCAATACGTGATATTTCCTCGTTTAATATTCGAGTTGCGAAGGAGCAAATAGGAATAGCTGATCAATTAATTCCCTTTTTATATGATAACGGCTGGTATCATACAATGATTATCGGTCCTCCGCAAACAGGAAAAACAACTCTTCTGCGGGATATCGCTAGAATCGTCTCAACAGGGTCATCGAAATATCAATTTTCTCCATTCAAAGTGGGGATCGTTGATGAACGATCTGAAATTGCCGGTTGTGTATCGGGTATTCCTCAGTTGACATTTGGTCCAAGGATCGATGTTTTAGATGCTTGCCCAAAAGTAGAAGGAATGATGATGCTTATTCGTTCAATGAGTCCAGATGTACTAATTGTTGATGAAATAGGTCGAAAGGCGGACAGTGAGGCGATTATGGAGGCAGTGAATGCAGGAATTAAATTGATCATGACGACTCATGGAGCTTCTTTTGAAGAAATTAAGAAGCGTCCATCCTTAAAGCCAATTTTAGATCAAGGCATTTTTGAGCGATTTATTGAATTAAGTCGTCAACATGGTCCAGGGACAGTAACGAGTATAAAGGATATCAATGGCATAGAGATTAGTCAAAAAGTGAGAGTGACATAA
- a CDS encoding NAD(P)/FAD-dependent oxidoreductase: protein MYDVAVIGAGPTGGSAALFAAKAGKKTVVFDNGKSITTRAWMENHYGVKELSGPDMIKIGKEQVLKFGGNIVEATVENIEKSENGFILKTDNRDFTAKHVIFATGLSVDLAEKIGLKLKDGTEPRVKTIIDVDSYGRTNIDGIWAAGMGAGKGFHTIITAGDGANVAVNVISELNGQRYVDHDVLK, encoded by the coding sequence ATGTATGATGTAGCAGTAATCGGTGCGGGTCCTACAGGTGGGAGTGCAGCTTTATTCGCAGCAAAAGCTGGAAAAAAGACAGTTGTTTTTGATAATGGGAAAAGTATTACAACAAGAGCGTGGATGGAAAATCACTATGGAGTAAAAGAACTTAGCGGCCCTGATATGATCAAGATTGGAAAAGAACAAGTGTTAAAATTCGGAGGTAACATTGTTGAAGCAACCGTTGAAAACATTGAAAAAAGCGAAAACGGTTTCATTTTAAAAACGGACAATAGGGATTTTACAGCGAAGCATGTTATTTTTGCAACAGGCTTATCTGTAGATTTAGCAGAAAAAATCGGCTTAAAGTTAAAAGATGGAACAGAACCAAGAGTAAAGACGATTATCGATGTAGATAGTTACGGTAGAACAAACATTGATGGCATTTGGGCAGCAGGAATGGGAGCAGGTAAAGGGTTCCATACAATTATTACTGCTGGGGACGGTGCAAATGTCGCTGTAAATGTAATTTCAGAGTTAAATGGACAACGTTATGTAGATCACGATGTTTTAAAATAA
- a CDS encoding alkaline phosphatase: MVRICKLFIAIGLSVSMFFHYTQVSATSYPEVNNIQQEEPKVKNVIMMLGDGMGVGQLEIARLLEHGKEGSLFIETLPHVALMRTYSNNNFVTDSAAGGTGIATSVKTNNGMIGVKPNGKEVKSILDAFQHAGKKVGIISNNTVTDATPASFTGSTTDRWNGQEKIAREMLKNKYDVILGGGSIYFSPEKKKGIDLISKFKEEGYAFVHDKTSLKKVKNPERLLGLFHPTYMNYKLDYEQKKSNEPSLIEMTETALNVLSTNEKGFFLMVEGARIDHAAHAADATGVWKETIEFDNTVKATVNWAKKRDDTLVIVLADHETMGMAASEPMDIEGLKKIKASSEFIAHKLKIDKNTGNYPADNMKKILKQYAHIDISDDEVEQFNENVKRSSQVGIYPQYAVTWEIGSLIAAHYNVGVMSRDVRAKSNTTSGHSGNMVPIFAYGPSADRFDGVLDNTDISKMIGEISGVPFIKR, encoded by the coding sequence GTGGTGCGTATATGTAAGTTATTTATAGCTATCGGGTTATCTGTAAGTATGTTTTTTCATTACACTCAAGTTTCTGCAACCTCTTATCCAGAAGTAAACAACATCCAGCAGGAAGAGCCAAAAGTAAAAAATGTCATTATGATGCTAGGAGATGGAATGGGAGTCGGCCAGCTAGAAATAGCCAGACTGCTTGAGCATGGAAAGGAAGGTTCTTTATTTATTGAGACCCTGCCGCATGTAGCTTTAATGCGTACTTATTCTAATAATAATTTTGTGACAGATTCTGCGGCTGGTGGAACAGGTATTGCGACAAGCGTTAAAACGAATAATGGAATGATTGGCGTAAAACCGAACGGAAAAGAAGTTAAAAGTATTTTAGATGCGTTTCAACATGCTGGAAAAAAAGTCGGAATTATTTCAAATAATACAGTAACAGATGCAACACCTGCTTCTTTTACCGGGAGTACTACAGATCGTTGGAATGGCCAGGAAAAGATTGCGAGAGAAATGCTAAAAAATAAATATGATGTCATTTTAGGCGGCGGCTCTATATATTTTTCACCAGAAAAAAAGAAAGGGATCGATTTAATTTCAAAGTTTAAGGAAGAAGGCTATGCTTTTGTACATGATAAAACATCGTTGAAAAAAGTGAAAAATCCAGAACGGCTTCTCGGATTATTTCACCCGACCTATATGAATTATAAACTTGATTATGAACAAAAGAAAAGTAATGAACCATCTTTAATCGAAATGACAGAGACAGCTTTAAATGTACTCTCTACGAATGAAAAAGGTTTTTTCCTTATGGTAGAAGGAGCACGGATTGACCATGCAGCACATGCTGCCGATGCTACAGGTGTATGGAAAGAGACAATCGAGTTTGATAATACAGTAAAGGCAACTGTTAATTGGGCAAAAAAGCGGGATGATACATTAGTTATTGTCCTTGCTGATCATGAAACAATGGGAATGGCAGCGAGCGAGCCAATGGATATTGAAGGTTTAAAGAAAATTAAGGCTTCATCCGAGTTTATTGCTCATAAGCTAAAAATAGATAAAAACACGGGTAATTATCCCGCAGACAATATGAAAAAAATTTTAAAACAATATGCTCATATTGATATTTCCGATGATGAAGTGGAACAGTTTAATGAAAATGTAAAAAGAAGTTCTCAAGTCGGAATTTATCCTCAGTATGCTGTAACTTGGGAAATTGGCAGTTTAATTGCAGCACACTATAATGTTGGCGTCATGAGTCGTGATGTAAGAGCAAAGAGTAACACTACGAGCGGTCATTCAGGGAATATGGTGCCTATTTTTGCTTATGGCCCTAGTGCAGATCGGTTTGATGGTGTCCTTGATAATACAGATATTTCAAAAATGATTGGAGAAATATCAGGCGTTCCTTTCATAAAACGATGA